One genomic window of Desulfovibrio subterraneus includes the following:
- a CDS encoding FmdB family zinc ribbon protein — protein sequence MPIYEYRCNACEQIFEEWQKSFEDTHPDCPVCGGSSERVMSNTTFVLKGGGWYVSEYGRNSASTQSDSSAAAAGNGGTNGNGGNGSSDSAGSAPGSGATSASGTSDAVASGGTAS from the coding sequence ATGCCCATTTATGAGTATCGTTGTAATGCATGCGAACAGATCTTCGAGGAATGGCAGAAGTCCTTTGAAGACACTCATCCTGACTGCCCTGTCTGCGGCGGTTCTTCCGAACGCGTCATGTCCAACACCACCTTCGTTCTGAAAGGCGGCGGATGGTACGTATCCGAATACGGACGCAACAGTGCAAGTACCCAATCCGACAGTTCGGCAGCTGCTGCCGGCAATGGCGGCACCAACGGCAATGGCGGTAACGGCAGTTCCGACAGTGCAGGTTCCGCACCGGGGTCAGGGGCAACGTCTGCTTCAGGCACCTCCGACGCTGTGGCGTCCGGTGGTACCGCTTCTTAA
- a CDS encoding ATP-dependent sacrificial sulfur transferase LarE, protein MTQYQTKIQALEDYLRGLCRERVGVAVSGGVDSRLLAFTLRRLQVPFTAVHATGPHLTPEEAAFARRWLAVSGIRHMAIRFDPLQVADAAANGKDRCYHCKYALFRGFRDLYGNDAILLEGSNATDGTEYRPGLRALEELDIRSPFRIAGMTKDDIRRLAAESGLDRADQPSRPCLMTRFAYGLAPDAETLARLGRAEDALAQTGLSEYRLRIPETGKAVLQIPARQKPLAHTALDTVKSLLAMEGFRDAEIVFTESVSGYYDRPD, encoded by the coding sequence ATGACACAGTACCAAACTAAAATTCAGGCCCTTGAGGACTACCTCAGGGGCCTTTGCCGTGAACGCGTCGGTGTTGCCGTTTCGGGCGGGGTGGACAGCCGCCTGCTGGCCTTTACCCTCAGACGCCTGCAGGTTCCCTTCACGGCAGTGCATGCCACCGGCCCGCATCTCACCCCTGAAGAAGCAGCCTTTGCCCGCCGCTGGCTGGCTGTTTCCGGCATCCGGCACATGGCCATCCGTTTCGACCCGCTGCAGGTGGCCGATGCGGCCGCCAACGGCAAGGATCGATGCTACCACTGCAAATATGCCCTGTTCCGGGGATTCCGCGACCTGTACGGGAACGATGCCATACTTCTGGAAGGCTCCAATGCAACCGACGGTACCGAATACCGCCCCGGACTGCGCGCCCTTGAGGAGCTGGACATACGCAGCCCCTTCCGGATTGCAGGCATGACCAAGGACGACATACGCCGCCTTGCCGCTGAAAGCGGACTGGACCGGGCCGACCAGCCGTCCCGCCCCTGCCTGATGACACGGTTTGCCTACGGCCTTGCACCGGACGCAGAGACCCTAGCCAGACTGGGGCGCGCGGAGGATGCACTGGCACAGACAGGTCTTTCAGAATACCGCCTGCGCATCCCTGAAACGGGAAAAGCCGTGCTCCAGATTCCTGCCCGACAAAAACCCCTTGCACACACAGCCCTTGACACGGTAAAGAGCCTGCTCGCAATGGAAGGTTTCAGGGATGCGGAAATCGTTTTCACCGAATCCGTAAGCGGTTACTACGACAGGCCCGACTGA
- a CDS encoding homocysteine biosynthesis protein yields MSKFTVNKTIAEINDRIRKGKAVVLNAEEMTEAVRTMGKEKAAREVDVVTTGTFSPMCSSGLLFNIGQKEPPTMKTSKVWLNGVPAYAGLAAVDSYIGATEPSEDDPLNKVYPGSFKYGGGHVIEDLVRGKSVHLRAEAYGTDCYPRKSLDKKISLADLPFAELYNPRNCYQNYNAAVNLTSRIIYTYMGPLKPNMRNVNYATAGKLSPLFNDPLFKTIGFGTRIFLGGGTGYVVGAGTQHVPNPKRTERGLPLSAAGTLQLKGDLKKMNARYLRGLSFLGYGCTLSVGVGIPIPILNEEIAWYTGVDDSDIQMPVKDYGHDYPNCLPRVLQHVTYEDLKSGEVEIQGKKVETVPMTSYSISLEVANTLKSWIEKGEFLLSEPVEPIPAW; encoded by the coding sequence GTGTCCAAATTTACGGTTAACAAGACCATAGCGGAAATCAACGACCGCATTCGCAAGGGCAAGGCCGTTGTCCTGAATGCCGAAGAAATGACTGAAGCTGTCCGCACCATGGGCAAGGAAAAAGCCGCCCGTGAAGTGGACGTGGTTACCACGGGCACATTTTCCCCCATGTGTTCCTCCGGCCTGCTGTTCAATATCGGCCAGAAAGAACCCCCGACCATGAAGACCTCCAAGGTCTGGCTGAACGGCGTCCCCGCCTATGCGGGTCTTGCCGCGGTGGACAGCTACATCGGTGCGACGGAACCTTCGGAAGATGATCCGCTGAACAAGGTTTATCCCGGTTCCTTCAAGTATGGCGGCGGCCACGTCATCGAAGACCTCGTGCGCGGCAAGTCCGTGCACCTTCGTGCAGAAGCCTACGGCACGGACTGCTACCCGCGCAAATCGCTGGACAAGAAGATCAGCCTTGCCGACCTGCCCTTTGCCGAGCTGTACAACCCGCGTAACTGCTACCAGAACTACAATGCAGCCGTTAACCTGACGAGCCGCATCATCTATACCTACATGGGGCCGCTCAAGCCCAACATGCGCAACGTGAACTATGCCACGGCGGGCAAACTCTCGCCGCTGTTCAACGATCCGCTGTTCAAGACCATCGGGTTCGGCACGCGCATTTTCCTCGGCGGCGGCACCGGCTATGTCGTGGGCGCGGGCACACAGCATGTCCCCAATCCCAAGCGTACCGAGCGCGGCCTGCCTCTTTCCGCCGCAGGCACCCTGCAGCTCAAGGGCGACCTCAAGAAGATGAACGCGCGCTACCTGCGCGGTCTGAGCTTCCTCGGCTACGGCTGCACGCTCAGCGTGGGCGTGGGCATTCCCATTCCCATCCTGAACGAAGAAATCGCATGGTACACGGGCGTTGACGATTCAGATATCCAGATGCCCGTAAAGGACTATGGACACGATTATCCCAACTGCCTGCCCCGCGTGCTGCAGCATGTGACCTACGAAGACCTCAAGAGCGGCGAAGTGGAGATTCAGGGCAAGAAGGTTGAAACCGTTCCCATGACCAGCTATTCCATCTCGCTGGAAGTGGCCAACACCCTGAAGTCATGGATAGAAAAGGGTGAGTTCCTCCTTTCCGAACCCGTGGAACCCATTCCCGCCTGGTAA
- a CDS encoding tetratricopeptide repeat protein: MASNISMKMKQKQYEGHVVDYVTVSKGYFLIVSEDNNFQSILRGTVQKHLAITEDCMSVVSNPDHILKAIKDTGMRRKSILVFIERTLQGKDMGFLVRQLKNAFDFVKIIILTGEADRQKLVLLHEIGADNFITKPISINTLIEKIAFTIKPQGKLGQLIDLAKSMVTRGAYDQALKASRKILELKPNSAAGFLVMGDAFKGLGKLDKAREAYESASDNAQLYLEPLKKLADLHKETGDVEQQLKYLERLDKLSPLNVERKVDIGTIHVEMGNEEEAEKLFNSAVNQATREALSYIGEISERIGHVYSQRDPVRAEQYYRRALDAKGDMLEKSDIATFNSLGIALRKQGKWYEATQEYEKALRIAPDDEHLFYNAAMACAEGKQFRTSAEHLESALGINPDFPRKDKTIAFNMAVVFMRAGGKNRTKEMLEITLELEPDFAKAREMLNQLL; the protein is encoded by the coding sequence ATGGCCAGTAATATAAGCATGAAGATGAAACAGAAGCAGTATGAAGGGCACGTGGTAGACTACGTGACCGTTTCAAAAGGCTACTTTCTCATCGTCAGCGAAGATAACAACTTTCAGAGCATCCTGCGCGGGACGGTGCAGAAGCACCTTGCCATCACGGAGGACTGCATGTCCGTGGTCAGCAATCCTGACCATATACTCAAGGCGATCAAGGATACCGGCATGCGCCGCAAGAGCATTCTGGTCTTCATTGAGCGCACGCTGCAAGGCAAGGATATGGGGTTCCTTGTCCGGCAGTTGAAGAACGCCTTCGACTTCGTGAAGATCATCATCCTCACGGGCGAGGCAGACAGACAAAAGCTTGTGCTTCTGCATGAAATTGGTGCGGACAATTTCATCACCAAGCCCATTTCCATCAATACGCTGATCGAGAAAATCGCCTTCACCATCAAGCCGCAGGGCAAGCTGGGCCAGCTTATCGACCTTGCCAAGAGCATGGTGACACGCGGCGCCTACGATCAGGCCCTGAAAGCCAGCCGCAAAATCCTTGAACTCAAACCGAACTCCGCAGCAGGCTTTCTCGTCATGGGCGACGCCTTCAAGGGACTCGGCAAGCTCGATAAAGCGCGTGAAGCCTACGAAAGCGCCAGCGACAACGCGCAGCTGTACCTTGAGCCCCTGAAAAAACTCGCCGACCTGCACAAGGAAACTGGCGATGTGGAACAGCAGCTCAAGTACCTTGAACGCCTTGATAAACTCAGCCCGCTGAACGTTGAACGCAAAGTGGATATTGGCACCATTCATGTAGAAATGGGGAATGAGGAAGAAGCGGAAAAACTCTTCAACAGCGCCGTCAATCAGGCCACCCGCGAAGCCCTTTCCTACATCGGAGAAATTTCGGAACGCATAGGCCACGTATACTCGCAGCGTGATCCGGTTCGTGCGGAGCAGTATTACCGCCGGGCCCTTGATGCCAAGGGTGACATGCTCGAAAAGTCCGACATAGCCACCTTCAACAGCCTCGGCATTGCACTGCGCAAGCAGGGTAAATGGTATGAAGCCACACAGGAATATGAAAAGGCGCTGCGCATTGCGCCCGATGACGAGCATCTTTTCTACAACGCAGCCATGGCCTGCGCGGAAGGCAAGCAGTTCCGGACCTCTGCAGAGCATCTGGAAAGCGCGCTCGGTATAAACCCGGACTTCCCCCGCAAGGACAAGACCATAGCCTTCAACATGGCTGTTGTGTTCATGCGGGCAGGTGGCAAGAACAGGACGAAGGAAATGCTCGAAATAACCCTTGAGCTTGAACCGGACTTTGCCAAGGCGCGGGAAATGCTCAATCAGTTGCTATAA
- a CDS encoding ion transporter has product MPASSLRLKTYEIIFEAETPAGRAFDIALIASIICSVAVVMLDSATHPSSPYAPVLRWAEFLFTGLFTVEYALRLWCVKHPVRYARSFFGIVDLLSVLPTWLVLAFPAVQFFAVLRMLRVLRVFRVLKLVQYVHEGTLIMKALRASSKRITVFFFWVVTLVILFGALMYVIEGEKNGFTSIPRAVYWAVVTLTTVGYGDISPKTPLGQCLASIVMILGYSIIAVPTGIITMEMARTTQVPQKDISTEVCPSCNREGHDTDAVHCKFCGEKL; this is encoded by the coding sequence ATGCCAGCTTCCTCTCTGCGCCTGAAGACTTACGAGATCATATTCGAAGCTGAAACCCCTGCGGGCCGCGCATTCGACATAGCACTCATTGCCAGCATCATTTGTTCCGTTGCCGTGGTCATGCTGGACAGTGCCACGCATCCTTCCAGCCCGTATGCCCCTGTCCTGCGCTGGGCAGAATTTCTGTTCACTGGCCTGTTCACAGTGGAATATGCGCTCAGACTGTGGTGCGTAAAACATCCGGTCCGGTACGCCCGCAGCTTTTTCGGCATTGTTGATCTGCTCTCGGTGCTGCCCACATGGCTTGTGCTCGCCTTTCCGGCCGTGCAGTTCTTCGCGGTGCTGCGCATGCTCAGGGTGCTGCGCGTCTTCCGCGTGCTCAAGCTCGTGCAATACGTGCACGAGGGCACCCTTATCATGAAGGCACTGCGGGCGAGCAGCAAACGCATTACGGTATTCTTTTTCTGGGTGGTAACCCTTGTCATTCTCTTCGGAGCGCTCATGTATGTGATCGAAGGTGAAAAAAACGGCTTCACCTCCATACCGCGCGCCGTATACTGGGCCGTGGTCACGCTCACCACGGTCGGCTACGGGGACATATCCCCGAAAACGCCCTTGGGACAATGCCTTGCCTCCATAGTCATGATTCTGGGCTACAGCATTATAGCCGTGCCCACTGGCATCATCACCATGGAAATGGCCCGCACCACGCAGGTTCCGCAAAAGGACATCAGTACCGAGGTCTGTCCCTCGTGCAATCGCGAAGGGCATGACACGGATGCCGTGCATTGCAAATTCTGCGGTGAAAAGCTGTAA
- the gpmA gene encoding 2,3-diphosphoglycerate-dependent phosphoglycerate mutase, with product MHTLVLLRHGQSAWNLENRFTGWTDVDLSPIGEQEAKDGARLLQEAGLSFDICYTSVLKRAIRTLNIVQEQMDLLWLPVHRHWRLNERHYGALQGLNKAETAREYGDEQVLIWRRSYDTPPPALTPDDPRYPGKDPRYADVAPSELPLCESLKDTVARALPYWHETISPVIRSGKRVLIAAHGNSLRALIMHLDAMTPDAIMKLNIPTGLPLVYELNDDLTPIRHYYLGDQAEAEAKANAVAAQGKAK from the coding sequence ATGCATACCCTCGTCTTGTTACGGCACGGACAAAGCGCCTGGAATCTTGAAAACCGTTTCACCGGATGGACCGATGTGGACCTCAGCCCCATCGGGGAGCAGGAGGCAAAGGACGGCGCGCGCCTGCTGCAGGAAGCCGGACTCTCCTTCGACATCTGCTACACCTCCGTTCTCAAACGGGCCATCCGCACCCTGAACATTGTGCAGGAACAGATGGATCTGCTATGGCTGCCGGTGCACCGCCACTGGCGGCTGAACGAACGCCACTACGGCGCCCTGCAGGGCCTGAACAAGGCGGAGACAGCCCGCGAATACGGCGACGAGCAGGTGCTCATATGGCGGCGCAGCTACGATACGCCCCCGCCCGCACTCACGCCGGACGATCCCCGTTATCCCGGCAAAGACCCCCGCTATGCAGATGTGGCCCCTTCCGAGCTTCCCCTATGCGAGAGCCTGAAGGACACCGTGGCCCGGGCGCTGCCTTACTGGCATGAGACCATAAGCCCCGTCATCCGCTCCGGCAAAAGGGTGCTTATCGCCGCACACGGAAACAGCCTGCGCGCGCTGATCATGCATCTGGATGCCATGACACCGGACGCCATCATGAAGCTGAATATTCCCACCGGCCTGCCGCTGGTATACGAACTTAACGACGACCTTACCCCCATACGCCACTACTACCTCGGCGATCAGGCCGAGGCCGAGGCAAAAGCCAACGCGGTTGCGGCACAGGGCAAGGCAAAATAA
- a CDS encoding sigma-54-dependent transcriptional regulator produces the protein MPSKAHILIIDDEEAIRFSLRGILEDEGHTVAEAETGEAGLEMLQSEQPDLVFLDIWLPGMDGLSVLAKIKERDSSLPVIMISGHGNIETAVTAIKRGAHDFIEKPLSLEKVVIAAAKALEFHNLRKENLALRTRIATEQSVTVTGDSTPIVKLREQIERVAPTDAWVLITGENGTGKEIAARSIHAQSKRKDKALVAVNCAAIPEELIESELFGHEKGAFTGADQAKTGKFELADNGTLFLDEIGDMSMKTQAKILRILQEQCFERVGGNKTMHVNVRVIAATNKNLEEEIQKGNFREDLYYRLRVFPLSLPPLRNRGDDILKLIREFHAGLVREHGFKPINFSKEAEQYLLAYPWPGNVRELKNFVERMLIMFAGQTVDVLDLPPEFATARSASPSVSIDGGAGIDPGAVDFKMARNAFEAAFLESKLKEFDGNITRLAEAIGLERSYLYRKLKSYNIQTAE, from the coding sequence ATGCCAAGCAAAGCGCACATACTGATTATAGACGACGAAGAAGCAATACGGTTTTCCCTGCGGGGCATTCTGGAAGACGAAGGCCACACCGTGGCGGAAGCAGAAACCGGAGAAGCCGGTCTGGAGATGCTGCAGAGTGAGCAGCCCGACCTCGTCTTTCTGGACATCTGGCTCCCCGGCATGGACGGCCTTTCCGTTCTGGCCAAAATTAAGGAACGGGACAGCTCGCTGCCTGTCATCATGATATCCGGCCATGGCAATATCGAAACGGCTGTCACCGCCATAAAGCGCGGTGCGCATGACTTCATCGAAAAGCCCCTTTCACTGGAAAAGGTGGTTATCGCCGCTGCCAAAGCCTTGGAATTTCATAACTTGCGCAAGGAAAACCTTGCCCTGAGAACCCGCATAGCCACCGAACAGAGCGTGACGGTCACGGGCGATTCCACCCCCATTGTCAAGCTGCGCGAGCAGATTGAACGGGTGGCCCCCACGGATGCGTGGGTGCTCATTACCGGCGAAAACGGCACCGGCAAAGAAATTGCCGCCCGCTCCATACACGCCCAGTCAAAACGCAAAGACAAGGCGCTGGTGGCCGTGAACTGTGCCGCCATTCCCGAAGAACTTATCGAGAGCGAACTCTTCGGCCATGAAAAGGGCGCCTTTACCGGAGCTGATCAGGCCAAGACAGGCAAGTTCGAACTGGCGGACAACGGCACTCTGTTCCTTGATGAAATCGGCGACATGAGCATGAAGACGCAGGCCAAGATTCTACGCATTCTGCAGGAACAATGCTTTGAACGGGTGGGTGGCAACAAGACCATGCATGTCAACGTGCGTGTCATAGCCGCCACCAATAAGAATCTTGAGGAAGAAATCCAGAAAGGGAACTTCCGCGAAGACCTCTACTACCGCCTGCGGGTGTTCCCGCTTTCGCTTCCGCCGCTGCGCAACCGCGGCGATGACATTCTCAAACTCATACGGGAATTCCATGCGGGGCTGGTGCGCGAGCATGGATTCAAGCCCATCAACTTTTCGAAAGAAGCGGAACAATACCTGCTTGCCTACCCCTGGCCGGGCAACGTGCGCGAGTTGAAAAACTTTGTGGAACGCATGCTCATCATGTTCGCGGGACAAACCGTGGATGTGCTCGACCTGCCGCCGGAATTCGCTACCGCACGGTCTGCCTCCCCATCGGTATCCATCGACGGGGGTGCCGGCATCGATCCCGGTGCCGTTGACTTCAAAATGGCCCGCAACGCCTTTGAAGCCGCTTTTCTGGAATCAAAACTCAAGGAATTCGACGGCAACATCACCAGACTTGCCGAAGCCATAGGGCTTGAACGAAGCTATCTTTACCGCAAACTCAAGTCGTACAATATTCAGACTGCCGAATAA
- a CDS encoding HD domain-containing phosphohydrolase, giving the protein MHEMNTTILLVEDEPVIALDIRRRLQQLGYPAPVAVTTGEEAVLRAVSLAPDIILMDIFLSGTLDGIDTAALLRDRVSAPVIYLTGHADEETLRRAMITEPFGYILKPFEDRELHTCIEMALYKHKMESDIRNKERWFATTLRSIGDAVITLDGSGFVTLINAAAARMFGITESRATGKLFSDQLRVRDDTTGQLITTRAILASNGQYIQPSPATAETQSGKTVPVDITVSDTIDLQNQITGSVIVLRDATDRKRSEELLRTSLAQLRRTFEQTVHALAVTSEKRDPYTAGHQTRVARLACAIADRMGLHGESIEAVRVAGTLHDIGKIYIPAEILAKPGKLTNLEMDLMRTHPTVGHDILSQISFPWPVADIVHQHHERLDGTGYPNGLSGQDILQESRILAVADVVEAMSSHRPYRPSLGLPPALEEIRSGMGTAYDKDAVEACIALFEAGFSFLTD; this is encoded by the coding sequence ATGCACGAAATGAACACGACAATTCTTCTGGTAGAAGATGAGCCAGTCATAGCGCTGGACATACGCCGCCGCCTGCAGCAGCTCGGCTACCCTGCCCCCGTGGCGGTAACCACCGGAGAAGAGGCTGTCCTGCGGGCAGTTTCTCTCGCTCCCGATATTATTCTCATGGACATATTTCTCAGCGGAACGCTCGACGGGATAGATACCGCAGCCCTGCTCCGCGACCGTGTATCCGCCCCTGTCATTTACCTCACGGGCCACGCGGACGAAGAGACGCTCAGAAGGGCCATGATCACGGAACCCTTCGGCTACATCCTGAAACCCTTCGAAGACCGCGAACTGCACACCTGCATCGAGATGGCGCTCTACAAACACAAGATGGAAAGCGACATACGCAACAAGGAGCGATGGTTCGCAACCACCTTGCGCAGCATAGGCGACGCCGTCATAACGCTGGACGGTTCAGGCTTTGTCACCCTGATCAATGCCGCAGCTGCACGCATGTTCGGCATTACCGAATCACGGGCCACGGGAAAGCTCTTCTCGGATCAGCTCCGTGTACGGGATGACACGACCGGACAACTCATTACTACCCGCGCCATCCTTGCAAGCAACGGGCAGTATATCCAACCGTCCCCGGCAACTGCGGAAACCCAGTCGGGGAAAACAGTGCCTGTGGATATAACTGTTTCAGATACCATAGACCTGCAGAACCAGATAACGGGTTCGGTCATCGTGCTGCGCGACGCAACAGACAGAAAAAGATCGGAAGAACTGCTCAGAACCAGCCTAGCCCAGCTGAGGCGCACATTTGAGCAGACGGTGCATGCCCTTGCTGTCACCTCGGAAAAAAGAGACCCGTACACAGCCGGTCATCAGACGCGTGTTGCCCGTCTTGCCTGCGCCATTGCGGACAGGATGGGCCTGCACGGAGAATCCATAGAGGCGGTACGTGTGGCAGGCACCCTGCACGATATAGGCAAGATATATATTCCTGCGGAGATACTTGCAAAGCCGGGAAAATTGACGAATCTGGAAATGGACCTCATGCGCACCCACCCCACAGTTGGACACGATATTCTCAGCCAGATAAGCTTTCCGTGGCCCGTTGCAGACATTGTGCACCAGCACCATGAACGGCTGGACGGCACAGGGTATCCTAATGGACTATCCGGTCAGGATATTCTACAAGAGTCGAGAATACTTGCAGTGGCCGACGTGGTGGAAGCCATGTCTTCGCACCGGCCGTACCGGCCGTCTCTGGGGCTGCCGCCAGCTCTGGAAGAGATCCGCAGCGGCATGGGCACCGCCTACGACAAGGATGCTGTCGAAGCCTGCATAGCTCTGTTCGAAGCGGGGTTCTCCTTCCTGACGGACTGA
- a CDS encoding TIGR01777 family oxidoreductase, whose protein sequence is MRALILGGSGFIGTALSGHLLDKGWQVVIPSRNPEKGRFLIPQGHSLDVSFVMWDGNDALSLAKYCEGADAIINLAGESIAAARWTDDQKRRIRQSRVQTGEVLIKALKELQTLPEVLIQGSAVGYYGGSQTLAGPDAYTEFSPSGQGFLASVARDWEASTLEAERMGIRRAVIRTGVVLGPGEGALQKFISPFSYFAGGPLGTGQQGFSWIHRDDTAGAIAHIIENKDCAGPFNLTAPMPVTMLDFCNTLGRVMNRPSWLPVPGFMLRLMLGEMAEELILQGQFALPGRLVGAGYSFRFNDLENALRDILIE, encoded by the coding sequence ATGCGTGCACTCATACTGGGCGGAAGCGGCTTCATAGGTACGGCACTTTCCGGACACCTTCTGGATAAGGGGTGGCAGGTTGTCATTCCCTCACGCAACCCTGAGAAGGGACGATTTCTCATTCCTCAGGGCCATTCACTCGACGTGTCCTTTGTCATGTGGGACGGCAATGATGCACTTTCACTGGCCAAGTATTGCGAAGGGGCGGATGCCATCATCAACCTTGCCGGTGAAAGCATTGCCGCCGCCCGCTGGACTGACGACCAGAAACGCCGCATACGCCAGTCGCGCGTGCAGACGGGCGAAGTGCTCATCAAGGCGCTCAAGGAACTGCAAACCCTGCCCGAAGTGCTGATTCAGGGCTCCGCCGTCGGCTATTACGGCGGCTCCCAGACTCTGGCGGGGCCGGACGCGTACACGGAATTCTCACCTTCAGGGCAGGGTTTTCTTGCCTCCGTTGCCCGTGACTGGGAAGCCTCCACCCTCGAAGCGGAGCGCATGGGCATACGCCGCGCCGTTATCCGCACCGGCGTTGTGCTGGGACCGGGCGAGGGTGCGCTGCAGAAATTCATTTCCCCGTTCAGCTACTTCGCAGGCGGCCCGCTCGGGACCGGCCAGCAGGGTTTTTCATGGATTCACCGTGATGACACTGCAGGCGCCATTGCCCATATCATTGAGAACAAGGATTGCGCAGGGCCGTTCAATCTCACAGCTCCCATGCCCGTCACCATGCTTGACTTCTGCAATACGCTGGGCCGCGTGATGAACCGCCCTTCATGGTTGCCGGTTCCCGGCTTCATGCTTCGTCTCATGCTGGGTGAAATGGCGGAAGAACTCATCCTTCAGGGGCAGTTCGCCTTGCCCGGCAGACTTGTCGGAGCAGGATATTCCTTCCGGTTCAACGATCTGGAGAATGCCCTTCGGGATATTCTGATAGAGTAA